One Candidatus Edwardsbacteria bacterium genomic window carries:
- a CDS encoding PAS domain S-box protein produces MFEKKSATKSQEYAESIVNTVREPLITLDQDLRVITASRSFYDVFKVNHEETVGQLIYDLGNKQWDIPRLRELLETILPQKATFDDYEVEHDFLGIGRRVMLLNARRIPNPPEKLKVILLAIEDITKRRSLEESYLSLAAIVNTSVDGIIGETLQGDVVSWNGGAEKIYGYTQKEMQGQNISLLAPSGYKNEMLDQFKKLRAGEPIENHETKRVRKDGVVIDVSLTLSPIKDKAGKICGVSAIMHDITEHKKIKQMLLVSEYAESIINTVREPLIVLDQDLRVVTVSRSFYDFFKVKPEETIGQLIYDLGNKQWDIPKLRELLEDVLPQKTAFDNYEVEHDFATIGRRTMLLNARQIDRVLGKERIILLAIEDITKRKEIEAGLEKTRKELAVIKKTADEVSEFAESVINTVREPLISLDQDLRVVAVSRSFYDFFKVKPEETIGQLIYDLGNKQWDIPKLRELLEDVLPQKTTFDNYEVEHDFTTIGKRIMLLNARQIKRTSKTNERVILLAIEDITERKEIEAGLEKTREELAVIKKTADEASEFAESVINTVREPLISLDQDLRVVTVSRSFYDFFKVMPEETVGQLIYDLGNKQWDIPKLRELLETILPQKAAFDNYEVEHVFSTIGRRVMLLNARQIRRGLGKEKIILLAIEDITQRKEIEAGLEKAHEELYEFATELKRVARIKTEFLANMSHELRTPLNSIIGFSEVLYDETFGSLNDKQKTYVNNVLTSGKHLLQLINQILDMSKVESGKMKLTLSNLPMKSLLHEISLLVADLVNKNKLQMLLEIAEDLPNIEGDELKVKEIIYNLFSNAIKFTPEGGKLGLRAKKAGSDIEIEVWDTGIGIAEENMEKIFEGFFRVDTPYSRVTEGTGLGLPLSKKLVELHKGKFFVTSAGLGQGTSVRFTLPILSRMEV; encoded by the coding sequence ATGTTCGAAAAAAAATCTGCAACAAAATCCCAGGAATACGCCGAGAGCATCGTCAATACTGTGCGGGAACCCCTGATCACCCTGGATCAGGATCTAAGGGTGATCACCGCCAGCCGGTCCTTTTATGACGTCTTTAAGGTTAATCACGAAGAGACCGTGGGCCAGCTTATCTATGACCTGGGCAACAAGCAATGGGATATTCCCAGGCTGCGGGAATTGCTGGAGACCATCCTTCCCCAAAAAGCAACCTTTGATGACTATGAGGTGGAACACGATTTTCTTGGTATTGGCCGGCGGGTGATGCTTTTAAACGCCCGGAGGATCCCCAATCCTCCGGAAAAGCTCAAAGTAATTCTCCTGGCCATCGAAGATATCACCAAGCGCAGGAGTCTGGAAGAATCATATCTTAGTTTAGCGGCCATTGTCAACACATCGGTTGACGGCATCATTGGAGAAACTTTGCAGGGGGATGTCGTCAGCTGGAATGGCGGGGCGGAAAAAATATACGGTTATACCCAAAAGGAGATGCAGGGTCAGAATATCTCCCTGTTAGCTCCCTCCGGCTACAAAAATGAAATGCTGGACCAATTTAAAAAGCTGCGGGCCGGAGAACCTATCGAAAATCACGAGACAAAACGTGTCCGGAAAGACGGGGTGGTGATCGATGTCTCTTTGACCCTTTCTCCCATCAAGGACAAGGCGGGAAAAATTTGTGGCGTGTCGGCCATTATGCATGACATAACCGAACATAAGAAGATAAAGCAGATGCTGCTGGTCAGTGAGTACGCCGAGAGCATCATCAACACCGTCCGGGAGCCGTTGATCGTTTTAGACCAGGATCTAAGGGTGGTCACCGTCAGCCGCTCCTTCTATGACTTCTTCAAGGTAAAGCCGGAGGAGACCATAGGCCAGCTTATCTATGACCTGGGCAACAAGCAGTGGGACATCCCCAAGCTGCGGGAACTGCTGGAAGATGTCCTGCCCCAAAAGACCGCCTTTGACAACTATGAAGTGGAACACGATTTTGCCACCATCGGCCGGCGCACCATGCTCTTGAACGCCCGGCAGATTGATCGAGTGTTGGGCAAGGAACGGATCATCCTGCTGGCCATCGAGGACATCACCAAACGTAAGGAGATAGAAGCCGGCCTGGAGAAGACCCGGAAAGAACTGGCGGTCATCAAGAAGACCGCCGATGAAGTCAGTGAATTCGCCGAGAGCGTCATCAACACGGTGCGCGAACCCCTGATCTCTTTGGATCAAGACCTCAGGGTGGTCGCCGTCAGCCGCTCCTTTTATGACTTTTTCAAGGTAAAGCCGGAGGAGACCATAGGCCAGCTTATCTATGATCTGGGCAACAAGCAGTGGGACATCCCCAAGCTGCGGGAACTGCTGGAAGATGTCCTGCCCCAAAAGACCACCTTTGACAACTATGAGGTGGAGCACGATTTTACTACCATTGGCAAGCGGATAATGCTTTTGAATGCCCGGCAGATTAAAAGAACGTCCAAAACAAATGAGCGGGTCATTCTTTTGGCCATTGAGGATATCACCGAACGAAAGGAGATAGAAGCCGGCCTGGAAAAGACCCGGGAAGAACTGGCGGTCATCAAGAAAACCGCCGATGAAGCCAGCGAATTCGCCGAGAGCGTCATCAACACGGTGCGGGAACCACTGATCTCTTTGGATCAAGACCTCAGGGTGGTCACCGTCAGCCGCTCCTTCTATGACTTCTTCAAGGTAATGCCCGAAGAGACCGTGGGGCAGCTGATCTATGACCTGGGCAACAAGCAGTGGGACATTCCCAAGCTGCGGGAACTGCTGGAAACCATCCTGCCCCAAAAGGCCGCTTTTGACAACTATGAGGTGGAGCACGTTTTTTCCACCATCGGCCGGCGGGTAATGCTTTTGAATGCCCGGCAAATTCGAAGAGGCTTGGGCAAGGAAAAGATCATCCTGCTGGCCATCGAGGACATTACCCAACGCAAGGAGATAGAAGCCGGCCTGGAAAAGGCCCATGAAGAGCTATATGAATTTGCCACCGAGCTAAAACGGGTCGCCCGGATAAAAACCGAATTTTTAGCCAACATGTCGCACGAGCTCAGAACCCCGCTCAACTCCATCATCGGCTTCTCCGAGGTATTGTATGACGAGACTTTCGGATCGCTTAATGATAAGCAGAAGACCTATGTTAACAATGTTTTAACCAGCGGAAAGCACCTGCTCCAGCTGATAAACCAGATACTCGACATGTCAAAAGTAGAATCCGGGAAAATGAAGCTGACCTTATCCAACTTGCCGATGAAAAGTCTGTTGCACGAGATCTCGCTGCTGGTGGCGGATCTGGTCAATAAAAATAAACTTCAAATGCTGCTGGAAATAGCCGAAGATCTGCCGAATATTGAGGGGGATGAGCTCAAGGTAAAAGAGATAATTTACAACCTGTTTTCAAACGCGATCAAGTTCACCCCCGAGGGTGGCAAACTCGGCCTGCGGGCAAAGAAAGCCGGCTCCGATATTGAAATAGAAGTATGGGATACGGGGATCGGCATCGCTGAGGAAAACATGGAAAAAATATTTGAAGGGTTTTTCCGGGTCGATACCCCGTATTCCCGGGTTACCGAGGGGACCGGGCTGGGCTTGCCGCTTTCTAAAAAACTGGTTGAGTTGCATAAGGGGAAGTTTTTTGTAACATCGGCGGGATTGGGCCAAGGCACTTCGGTTCGGTTCACCCTGCCTATTTTATCCAGGATGGAGGTGTGA
- a CDS encoding response regulator, whose protein sequence is MRIKALVVDDNPNNLLLESDLLSSAGFEVFVAENASSGIAIAAGEKPDIIVMDVRLPDMRGTEAARILRRNKEICNVPIVFVTASVLADDMDEIRNIPNSGFISKPINTRTFVKEVCLHMRKKALMIDDNRSNVALEKDLLEFAGFEVFAADDASNGIILAKKEKPDIIIMAMRPPDMFGSEAAMLLRQDIETYAIPIVFMAASLIEDGMEEIRSITKSGFISIPINTRTFAQEVRQFIM, encoded by the coding sequence ATGAGGATAAAAGCATTGGTGGTTGATGACAATCCAAACAATCTCCTGCTGGAAAGCGACCTTTTGTCCAGCGCCGGTTTTGAAGTATTTGTAGCCGAGAATGCTTCCAGCGGGATCGCCATCGCCGCGGGGGAAAAGCCGGATATCATAGTCATGGATGTGAGGCTTCCGGATATGCGCGGTACTGAAGCGGCCAGGATATTGCGCCGAAACAAAGAGATCTGCAATGTTCCCATTGTTTTTGTCACCGCTTCTGTACTGGCCGACGACATGGATGAGATAAGGAACATACCCAACAGCGGATTCATCAGCAAACCCATAAACACCCGCACCTTTGTCAAGGAGGTCTGTCTGCATATGCGAAAGAAAGCCTTGATGATCGACGACAATAGAAGCAATGTGGCCTTGGAAAAAGACCTTTTGGAATTCGCCGGTTTCGAGGTGTTTGCGGCCGATGATGCCTCAAACGGGATCATCCTGGCTAAAAAAGAAAAGCCGGACATCATAATCATGGCTATGCGGCCCCCGGACATGTTCGGCTCCGAAGCCGCCATGCTATTGCGGCAAGACATAGAGACCTACGCCATTCCCATTGTTTTCATGGCGGCCTCTTTAATAGAGGACGGCATGGAAGAGATAAGAAGCATAACCAAAAGCGGTTTTATCAGCATACCGATCAACACCCGCACCTTTGCCCAGGAGGTCCGGCAATTCATCATGTGA
- a CDS encoding response regulator: MKDKPSILVVDDQPLNIELLEAYLIPHGYEIVKAASGQEALEIISNNQIDLILLDVMMPSMNGFEVCRILKKRAEYLPVIMITALGSRDSRLKGIESGADDFLSKPFDSTELKLKVSNLIKIKTLYDKVENNYREIKVLDEMKDSLTSFIVHDLRSPLAGIMGYLGLLAMSNKLEKQDSEYVEKATQSVTMLTGMIANLLDMAKMENNEMVINAEDHEINEVLSWAIKVMTPMLNGKDIQLFHENPKKRIMVKIQKDLVERIVQNLLSNAIRYTPKLGIIMVESRRDEKSPYAMVSVSDSGSGIPDEHKQKVFDKFATVETKEKRIRGSTGLGLTFCKLAVELHGGKIWVEDRNGGGSVFRFTLPLAGVEK; the protein is encoded by the coding sequence ATGAAAGATAAACCGAGCATCCTGGTGGTTGATGATCAGCCCCTTAACATTGAGTTGCTGGAAGCATATCTTATCCCCCATGGTTATGAGATCGTCAAGGCGGCCAGCGGACAGGAAGCGTTAGAGATAATTTCCAACAACCAAATAGATCTGATCCTGCTGGACGTGATGATGCCCAGCATGAACGGATTTGAGGTCTGCAGGATATTGAAAAAAAGGGCGGAATATCTGCCGGTGATCATGATTACCGCCCTGGGCAGCAGAGATTCACGCCTCAAGGGGATAGAAAGCGGAGCCGACGATTTTTTATCAAAACCGTTCGATTCAACCGAATTGAAGCTGAAGGTCAGTAATTTAATAAAAATCAAAACCCTCTACGATAAGGTTGAAAACAACTACCGGGAGATCAAGGTGCTGGATGAGATGAAGGACAGCCTGACCTCATTCATCGTCCATGATCTGCGAAGCCCCCTGGCCGGCATTATGGGTTATTTGGGCTTATTGGCAATGTCAAACAAACTTGAAAAGCAGGATTCAGAATATGTGGAAAAGGCAACCCAAAGCGTCACAATGCTGACCGGCATGATAGCAAACCTGCTGGACATGGCAAAGATGGAAAACAATGAAATGGTGATCAACGCTGAAGATCACGAAATTAATGAAGTGCTTTCCTGGGCCATAAAAGTAATGACCCCGATGCTCAACGGAAAGGACATTCAATTGTTCCATGAAAACCCCAAAAAACGCATCATGGTCAAGATTCAAAAGGACCTGGTTGAGCGCATCGTCCAGAATCTGCTGTCAAACGCGATCCGTTATACGCCCAAACTGGGCATCATTATGGTTGAAAGCAGAAGGGACGAAAAATCACCATATGCGATGGTTTCCGTTTCGGACAGCGGCAGCGGCATTCCCGACGAACACAAACAGAAGGTATTCGATAAATTTGCGACGGTCGAAACGAAGGAAAAACGCATTCGGGGTTCAACCGGACTTGGTCTGACCTTCTGCAAACTTGCGGTGGAGCTTCATGGCGGGAAAATATGGGTGGAAGACCGGAACGGAGGGGGCAGTGTTTTCCGTTTCACGCTCCCGCTGGCCGGCGTTGAAAAATGA
- a CDS encoding two-component system response regulator: MKNKPVILVVDDQPQNIELIEAHLVPQGYEIIMAASGEEALEKLSGHQIDLILLDVMMPGMDGFEVTRRVRQHDKTRLLPIILVTALRETEDRVKGIEAGCDDFVSKPFDKMELLARVRSLLKVKAYNDLMGNYREELESEVAGRTEELKQALKKIKEASLETIYRLSIAAEYKDQETGSHIKRISLYSTAIARSLKLSESEIETILYAAPMHDVGKIGISDRILTKPSKLNQEEWGIMKQHTIIGANILKGSDAEFIRMGETIALHHHEKWDGSGYPNGLKGTEIPISSRIVAVADVFDALTSKRPYKEPLSVEISLAIIREGSGGYFDPDVADAFFAVQDEILAIKKHFGNDTIPASG; encoded by the coding sequence ATGAAAAACAAACCGGTGATCCTGGTGGTTGATGACCAACCCCAAAACATTGAGCTGATTGAGGCGCATCTTGTTCCGCAGGGTTATGAAATTATCATGGCGGCCAGCGGGGAAGAGGCGCTGGAAAAACTTTCCGGCCATCAAATCGATCTGATCCTGCTGGACGTGATGATGCCCGGCATGGATGGTTTTGAAGTAACCCGCAGGGTCAGGCAGCATGACAAAACCAGGCTGCTTCCGATAATTCTGGTTACAGCATTGCGGGAAACGGAAGACCGGGTAAAGGGGATCGAAGCTGGTTGTGACGATTTTGTTTCGAAACCTTTTGACAAGATGGAGCTTTTAGCCCGGGTCCGGTCCCTGCTAAAGGTCAAGGCCTATAACGATTTGATGGGCAATTATCGGGAAGAACTGGAATCCGAGGTGGCCGGCAGGACCGAGGAACTAAAGCAGGCGCTGAAAAAGATAAAAGAGGCCTCGCTGGAGACGATCTACCGGCTGTCCATAGCGGCGGAGTACAAGGACCAGGAAACGGGATCGCACATCAAGCGAATCAGTCTTTATTCCACGGCCATCGCCCGAAGTTTGAAACTGAGTGAAAGCGAAATTGAAACCATCCTTTACGCAGCGCCCATGCATGATGTCGGGAAAATAGGCATATCCGACCGGATACTGACAAAACCCTCCAAGCTCAACCAGGAAGAATGGGGCATAATGAAGCAGCATACGATCATAGGCGCCAACATCCTTAAAGGCTCGGATGCCGAATTCATCAGGATGGGAGAGACCATCGCGCTGCACCATCATGAAAAGTGGGATGGCAGCGGTTATCCAAACGGTCTTAAGGGCACCGAGATCCCCATCTCCAGCCGGATAGTGGCGGTGGCGGATGTATTTGACGCCCTTACTTCCAAACGCCCCTATAAAGAGCCGCTATCGGTGGAGATATCATTGGCCATTATCAGGGAAGGCAGCGGTGGCTATTTTGATCCGGATGTAGCGGATGCTTTCTTTGCCGTCCAGGATGAGATCCTGGCAATCAAAAAACATTTTGGCAACGATACCATTCCGGCCTCCGGTTGA
- a CDS encoding CsgG/HfaB family protein produces the protein MMKIMSTLLALLLLLSPMAAELCRAQTARKTTVAILDLEPKGVPETEVSALSDRLRTELFRTGIFDAMERGKMQDILKEQGFQQSGACNTDACAMEVGQLIGVEKMVSGSLGKVGKTYTVNIRMIDVRTGRIERSVTEDYTGEIDKLLTTVMKNVAYTLAASVQSDAAPKKQDKKVNEQALKSDAGNQKKPLLKKWWFWGGIGAVAAGTAAALAGGSSPTEETPPPTTDTTIPAPPTRP, from the coding sequence ATGATGAAAATCATGTCAACTTTGCTGGCATTGTTATTGCTTTTATCTCCGATGGCCGCCGAGCTGTGCCGGGCCCAGACCGCCCGCAAGACCACGGTGGCTATTTTGGACCTGGAGCCCAAGGGGGTTCCCGAGACCGAGGTCTCGGCCCTGTCCGACCGTCTGCGCACCGAGCTTTTCCGAACCGGCATCTTTGATGCCATGGAACGGGGCAAGATGCAGGACATCCTCAAAGAGCAGGGATTCCAGCAGTCCGGAGCCTGCAACACCGATGCCTGCGCCATGGAGGTGGGCCAGCTGATCGGGGTGGAGAAGATGGTCTCCGGCAGTCTGGGCAAGGTGGGCAAGACTTACACCGTCAACATCCGGATGATAGACGTCCGCACCGGGCGGATCGAGCGCAGCGTCACCGAGGACTACACCGGGGAGATAGACAAACTGCTGACCACGGTGATGAAGAACGTGGCCTATACCCTGGCGGCCTCGGTCCAGAGCGACGCCGCCCCCAAGAAACAGGACAAGAAGGTCAATGAACAGGCCCTCAAGTCCGATGCGGGCAACCAGAAAAAACCCCTGCTTAAGAAGTGGTGGTTCTGGGGCGGTATCGGCGCGGTGGCGGCCGGCACCGCCGCGGCCCTGGCCGGAGGCTCCAGTCCAACGGAGGAGACCCCGCCACCCACCACGGACACAACCATTCCAGCCCCGCCAACCAGGCCATAA
- a CDS encoding FlgD immunoglobulin-like domain containing protein codes for MKKILVSMALLNLMAGAALAGHWQMEGHLPQGPIDDMAVTGLQVAGSTMIAVIGGNSGGSAINDVYYYEIGNQNWHGSAWGVPQYPHQVYGLAAVTIPNGSADTIYPCGGYLQDLSAYGDSVYYPIWMSGWYPVPGLVMWTPRMNHGLVYIEPNVYAVGGTVFGGSVDSTVEKLNLGAHTVSGATPMPQSRTEAVVAKALGSDGEEHIYVIGGRTNSGALLNSVIEYDTSGAGGFWNGKTSMPGPGRWMATGAVLNNKIYVMGGTIDLSGNVTRRVDIYNPQTDTWTPGDSLPFGIIRAGAYGVNNVIYFFGGYGYDGAINAQIDSVWQYHPLAPNSPPLIRPINNAQINNQNPVFYWGEVPAADGYRIQVTSDPTFITIDVADYTSYSGTDTSLGGVALSPAGDFYWRVKAYNWTVPDSSLWSPVRKLTLDLTPPEKPVPSIPTDGASFNFTSINFSWAAVADAKCYRLQIDNSDGSFTTTIVDDSTIIATTTTADLSPWGQDLYTWRVEAIDSAGNHSGYHSIQTFTIDQTAPLLASTYPFSGNIGIDPNDDIILGFSEPMNPGAFIFSCSPDPGNWYYNWNATGDIVTISHAVFPSNSTITATINTAQDMAGNDFALNGHDNPWNFTTATDDVTPPSITSVKCSTDPLYAGSQYTPFTVYASDDNMESVTVYWATAGYNGYNFSRTLTEVGPSQYQTTIEGYEIGMEGVQYQVVATDSFGNVSYYPDMGDYYIHSVYLNGQSPATPFTYDKWQMISIPAYAIGSNIFGQISNLLGPYDNTKWRLYEWAGGAYHEISTISAGSISELGRAYWLNRRVGPNNITFPGAISSYGDFSQSKPCSLNLYTGWNDLGTPFMFDINWMNVAIPSGVAGPYYYDGGRWLLPTEVTANMSFASYQGFSFRNDNGAPRILEIYPTSAKKKDGKIAAKSPNGWQALVVVENQGGSDHNYFGLSSDASAQRDQYDYPEPPSGLTGTSGYFRLADDQFCTDVRPEIGEGQVWNFVVDCNGSTELAVNLPAEFPAGTECHLADLTRQVSVNIAGEKVYSFIPESGEQTREFRIIVGSGEYAKQVLGKTFSVPTATVLGQNLPNPFSGRTTISYQLAAEGRVKITVYNVAGQLVRTLLDEHQMTGRYSVAWDGRDQAGRQVSAGLYFYQLQAPNRTATRRMALVR; via the coding sequence ATGAAAAAGATATTAGTTTCGATGGCACTATTGAACCTGATGGCCGGGGCGGCGCTGGCCGGGCACTGGCAGATGGAAGGGCACCTGCCCCAGGGCCCGATAGATGACATGGCGGTCACAGGGCTTCAGGTCGCCGGCAGCACCATGATAGCCGTGATCGGCGGCAACAGCGGTGGCAGCGCCATAAACGATGTTTATTATTATGAGATCGGCAACCAGAACTGGCACGGCAGCGCCTGGGGTGTTCCCCAGTACCCGCACCAGGTCTACGGACTGGCTGCTGTGACCATCCCCAACGGGAGCGCCGATACAATATACCCCTGCGGCGGTTATCTGCAGGATCTTTCAGCCTATGGCGACAGCGTCTATTACCCGATCTGGATGTCCGGCTGGTACCCCGTTCCCGGTCTGGTCATGTGGACACCTCGGATGAACCACGGTTTGGTTTACATTGAGCCTAACGTTTACGCGGTGGGCGGAACCGTTTTCGGCGGTTCGGTCGACTCCACGGTGGAGAAACTCAACCTGGGAGCCCACACTGTTTCCGGGGCCACCCCCATGCCCCAGAGCCGGACCGAGGCGGTGGTGGCCAAGGCACTGGGTTCGGACGGCGAGGAGCACATCTATGTGATCGGCGGCCGGACCAACAGCGGAGCCCTGCTGAACTCGGTGATCGAGTACGACACCAGCGGAGCGGGCGGCTTCTGGAACGGCAAGACCTCCATGCCCGGCCCCGGCCGCTGGATGGCCACCGGGGCGGTGCTGAACAACAAGATCTACGTGATGGGCGGCACCATCGACCTCTCCGGCAACGTCACCCGCCGGGTGGACATCTACAATCCCCAAACTGACACCTGGACCCCGGGCGATTCCCTGCCGTTTGGCATCATCCGGGCGGGCGCCTACGGGGTGAACAACGTCATCTACTTCTTCGGGGGTTATGGCTATGACGGAGCGATAAATGCACAAATCGACAGCGTCTGGCAGTATCATCCGTTGGCGCCCAACTCACCGCCGCTGATCCGGCCCATCAACAATGCCCAGATCAATAATCAAAACCCCGTTTTTTATTGGGGAGAAGTGCCCGCAGCAGATGGATACAGGATACAGGTCACATCAGATCCCACTTTTATAACGATCGATGTCGCTGACTATACCTCCTATTCCGGCACTGACACTTCCCTTGGCGGTGTTGCTCTTTCACCCGCCGGTGATTTTTACTGGCGGGTCAAGGCTTACAACTGGACGGTACCCGACAGCTCCCTTTGGTCCCCGGTGCGCAAGCTGACCCTGGACCTGACCCCGCCGGAAAAGCCGGTGCCCTCCATCCCGACCGACGGAGCGTCCTTCAACTTCACCAGCATCAATTTCTCCTGGGCCGCGGTGGCCGACGCCAAATGTTACCGCTTGCAGATTGACAACAGCGATGGATCGTTCACCACTACCATCGTCGACGATTCCACCATCATTGCCACCACCACCACCGCCGACCTTTCTCCCTGGGGCCAGGACCTTTACACCTGGCGGGTGGAGGCCATTGACTCGGCCGGCAACCATTCCGGCTACCACAGCATCCAGACCTTCACCATCGACCAGACCGCGCCTTTGCTGGCGTCCACCTATCCCTTCAGCGGAAACATCGGCATCGATCCCAATGACGATATCATTCTGGGGTTTTCGGAGCCAATGAACCCCGGCGCTTTCATTTTCAGCTGCAGCCCGGACCCCGGAAACTGGTACTACAACTGGAACGCCACCGGCGACATAGTGACAATCAGCCATGCGGTGTTCCCGTCCAACAGCACCATAACCGCAACCATCAACACCGCCCAGGACATGGCCGGCAACGATTTTGCTCTCAATGGTCACGACAATCCCTGGAACTTTACCACTGCAACAGATGATGTCACCCCGCCCAGCATCACTTCCGTCAAATGCAGCACCGACCCATTGTATGCCGGATCCCAGTATACACCGTTCACCGTCTACGCCAGCGATGATAATATGGAATCGGTGACCGTGTATTGGGCCACCGCCGGGTACAATGGCTACAATTTCTCCAGGACCCTAACTGAGGTCGGACCCAGCCAGTACCAGACCACTATTGAGGGCTACGAGATCGGCATGGAGGGGGTGCAGTACCAGGTGGTGGCCACCGACTCATTCGGCAATGTAAGCTATTATCCGGATATGGGCGACTATTACATTCATTCGGTGTATCTTAATGGGCAGAGCCCCGCCACCCCGTTCACCTATGACAAGTGGCAGATGATCTCCATCCCGGCCTATGCCATCGGCTCGAACATATTCGGACAGATATCCAACCTTCTGGGGCCGTATGACAACACCAAATGGCGCCTGTACGAATGGGCGGGAGGCGCCTATCATGAGATATCCACCATCAGTGCCGGCTCGATCTCGGAGCTGGGACGGGCCTACTGGCTTAATCGCAGGGTCGGACCCAACAATATCACCTTCCCGGGGGCAATTTCCAGCTATGGCGACTTCAGCCAGTCCAAGCCCTGCAGTCTGAACCTCTACACCGGCTGGAACGACCTGGGTACGCCGTTCATGTTCGATATCAATTGGATGAATGTGGCTATTCCCTCAGGTGTTGCCGGTCCATATTATTATGACGGAGGCCGCTGGCTGCTGCCGACCGAGGTCACCGCCAATATGAGTTTTGCCTCCTATCAGGGCTTTAGCTTCAGGAATGACAACGGGGCCCCCCGAATATTGGAGATATATCCCACCTCGGCCAAAAAGAAGGACGGTAAGATTGCAGCAAAATCACCCAACGGCTGGCAGGCCTTGGTGGTGGTGGAGAATCAGGGCGGATCGGATCATAATTACTTCGGCCTCAGCAGTGATGCCTCGGCCCAGCGCGACCAATACGACTACCCCGAGCCGCCCTCCGGTTTGACCGGGACCTCCGGGTACTTCCGCTTGGCGGATGACCAGTTCTGCACCGACGTCCGCCCCGAGATAGGCGAGGGGCAGGTCTGGAATTTTGTGGTGGACTGCAACGGATCGACCGAACTGGCCGTAAACCTGCCGGCCGAATTCCCTGCCGGGACCGAATGCCACCTGGCCGACCTGACCCGGCAGGTTTCGGTGAACATCGCCGGCGAAAAGGTCTACAGCTTTATACCGGAATCCGGCGAGCAGACCAGGGAGTTCCGGATCATCGTTGGCAGCGGTGAATACGCCAAACAGGTGCTGGGCAAGACCTTCTCGGTGCCCACCGCCACCGTGCTGGGCCAGAACCTGCCCAACCCATTCTCCGGCCGGACCACCATCAGCTACCAGCTGGCGGCCGAGGGTCGGGTAAAAATCACGGTCTACAACGTGGCCGGGCAGCTGGTCAGGACCCTGCTGGACGAGCACCAGATGACCGGGCGCTACAGCGTGGCCTGGGACGGAAGGGACCAAGCCGGGCGCCAGGTCTCGGCCGGGCTGTATTTCTACCAGCTGCAAGCTCCCAACCGGACCGCAACCAGAAGGATGGCATTGGTCAGATAA